The following coding sequences are from one Carassius gibelio isolate Cgi1373 ecotype wild population from Czech Republic chromosome B7, carGib1.2-hapl.c, whole genome shotgun sequence window:
- the esrp2 gene encoding epithelial splicing regulatory protein 2 isoform X4, with protein MASHSDTLVVFFGATAGANGGKLGSDERELILLVWQIVDLHENKVGKLQRTLVQPDSADLSEQCKEETGLKADELCKAEPLESVLQQFHQSVSAELKSLGRSSYTLCVDGPLLIRQVLHPEASKKNLVLPECFYTFVDLKKEFHKCCPNAGPVKDLTLTSMLDYVCIPAAEEQEAGLREVKNMVLLILHLLDEPYNHKFSTFENVNYKFESGACSKTEAVDSETVIRARGLPWQSSDQDIARFFKGLNIAKGGVALCLNAQGRRNGEALVRFINPEHRDMALDRHKHHMGNRYIEVYKATGEEFLKIAGGTSNEVAQFLSKENQVIIRMRGLPFTATPQDVLGFLGPDCPVTDGTEGLLFVKYPDGRPTGDAFVLFACEEYAQNALKKHKQILGKRYIELFRSTAAEVQQVLNRYMSTPLISTLPPPPPPMVSMPVLASSPFITTGSTRDCIRLRGLPYIAAIEDILEFMGEHTIDIKPHGVHMVFNQQGRPSGDAFIQMKSADRAFMVAQKCHKKMMKDRYVEVFQCSTEEMSFVLMGGTLNRSGLSPPPCKLPCLSPPTYAAFSANPGMLPTEAALYQPPLLATPRTPQGPAHNPAPALAYYSPQLYMNMNMSYTTYYPSPPVSPSTVSYFAAPPGSMAAAGPALLPPQPGALVRMQGLPYNAGVKDILSFFQGYQLTAD; from the exons GTGGGCAAGCTTCAGCGGACTCTAGTACAGCCGGACAGTGCGGATCTGTCGGAGCAGTGCAAAGAGGAAACCGGGCTCAAGGCGGACGAGCTGTGCAAGGCCGAGCCCCTGGAGAGCGTCTTGCAACAG TTTCATCAGTCGGTGTCAGCTGAACTGAAGTCTCTGGGCAGAAGCTCCTACACGCTGTGTGTGGACGGACCACTGCTCATTCGACAGGTGCTGCACCCTGAGGCCTCCAAAAAG aATCTAGTGCTGCCAGAGTGCTTCTACACATTTGTGGACTTGAAGAAAGAGTTTCACAAATGCTGTCCAAACGCAGGCCCTGTCAAAGATCTCACTCTCACCTCCATGCTGGACT ACGTGTGTATTCCAGCAGCAGAGGAGCAGGAGGCCGGACTAAGGGAGGTGAAGAACATGGTTTTGCTAATTCTTCATCTCCTGGATGAGCCTTACA ATCACAAATTCTCCACTTTTGAGAACGTAAACTACAAGTTTGAATCCGGAGCATG CAGCAAGACAGAAGCTGTGGACAGTGAGACGGTTATCAGAGCTCGTGGGTTGCCATGGCAGTCATCTGATCAGGACATCGCTCGCTTCTTCAAGGGCCTCAACATTGCCAA GGGTGGCGTTGCGCTGTGTTTAAATGCTCAGGGCCGGAGGAACGGAGAAGCTCTGGTGCGCTTCATAAACCCTGAGCACAGAGACATGGCACTGGATCGACATAAACACCACATGGGCAACAGATACATTGAA GTGTATAAAGCGACTGGAGAGGAATTTCTAAAGATTGCAGGAG GCACATCCAATGAGGTAGCTCAGTTTCTTTCTAAGGAGAACCAAGTGATAATCCGAATGCGTGGGCTTCCGTTCACTGCTACTCCTCAGGACGTTCTGGGCTTCCTTGGCCCAGACTGCCCAGTGACTGATGGGACAGAGGGGCTTCTGTTTGTGAAGTACCCAGACGGACGTCCCACAGGCGACGCGTTTGTTCTCTTTGCCTGCGAGGAATATGCCCAGAATGCCCTGAAGAAGCACAAACAGATCCTGGGCAAGAGATATATTGAGCTGTTCCGCAGTACTGCAGCTGAGGTCCAGCAG GTTTTGAATCGCTACATGTCCACTCCATTGATCTCCAcccttcctcctcctccgccTCCGATGGTATCTATGCCTGTGTTAGCCTCGTCACCCTTCATCACCACCGGCAGCACGCGAGACTGCATTCGGCTGAGAGGTCTGCCGTACATCGCTGCCATTGAGGACATCCTGGAGTTTATGGGAGAACACACCATTGATATCAAACCACATGGGGTGCACATGGTCTTTAACCAACAG GGTCGACCCTCTGGTGATGCCTTCATTCAGATGAAGTCAGCTGACCGTGCGTTTATGGTGGCTCAGAAGTGCCACAAGAAGATGATGAAGGACCGTTACGTGGAGGTGTTCCAGTGCTCCACTGAGGAGATGAGCTTTGTGCTGATGGGGGGCACGCTTAACCGCAGCGGCCTCTCACCGCCTCCTTGCAAACTGCCCT GTCTCTCTCCACCAACATATGCTGCATTTTCTGCAAATCCAGGTATGCTTCCCACGGAGGCAGCGTTGTATCAGCCCCCCCTGCTGGCCACTCCAAGAACTCCACAGGGCCCAGCACACAACCCTGCACCTGCTTTAGCCTACTACTCTCCACAGCTctacatgaacatgaacatgagcTACACCACCTACTACCCCAG TCCACCGGTCTCTCCCTCCACGGTGAGTTATTTTGCGGCCCCGCCGGGTTCAATGGCAGCAGCGGGCCCTGCCCTCCTTCCCCCTCAGCCCGGGGCACTGGTGCGAATGCAGGGTCTGCCATACAACGCTGGGGTCAAAGACATCCTCAGCTTCTTTCAGGGATATCAG